The DNA region CGAAGACGAGTAGGCATTTGAGCGAGTTCTGGATGGCCGAAATGGAGGTGGCATGGTTCGATCTTGAAAAAGTAACAGAATTTGCAAAAGAAGAAGTCAAATTCATTATAAAGAAAATTATAGAAGAGCATGGAGAAAACCTCTCATTTTTGGGAAGGAATCCAGACACATTAAGGAGCATAATAGCAAAGCCTTGGCCGACGATAAAATATAGGGAAGCTTTAGCTATATTGAACGAACACGGAATGAATGTGCCGTTTGGAAAAGATTTGCGTACAATTGAAGAGCAAGAGCTTATGAAGCATTTTGAAACCCCTGTTGTCATTACCCATTATCCAAAAGAAGCCATGGCTTTCTATAAGCCAAGGGATCCACAGCATCCAGATGAAGCCCTTTGCTTTGACATGCTGGCTCTGGAAGGATATGGGGAAATAGTGGGGGGCAGCCAGCGTTCCACGGATATCAATGAGTTAATAGAATCCCTCGAGAAACAGGGGGAAGACGCCCGCAATTATGAATGGTATCTTGACCTCAGAAGATATGGCTCTGTGTCCCATTCAGGATATGGATTGGGAATCGAGCGACTGCTGGCATGGATATGCAAACTGGATAATATCAAAGATACAATACCGTTTCCAAGAACAATAAACAGAAAATATCCATAGGGGATGCTATTTTTGGTGATTTGGCCGTTACTCCACGTATGCAAAAATATTCGGCTTCTGTCGGCAGATCCGAAATTATTATACACTCTGGTTTTATTAAGGTCATGGGTGTTCAGCATGCTTAAAAAAATAATGGCTATAGCTTTGGCGGGCATTTTGTGTATAACTTTTCCTCTTGCATTCGGAGGGAATGAAAGCGTAGATGTGAGCGAGATAAGCTCTGAAAGGGTAATGAATGAAACGGCAGTCATAGTTTCAAAAGAAAATTACTTCTATCCAATGATAGCAACACCCGCATCTATTTATTACGATAGCGATAATGTGCAACATGTTTCACCATTGCTCGTGCAGGATTTCATGAGGCCATCAAAGTCCATACAGAGATTCAAGGACATGTACGGGCTGAGCAGTGCAATGTACATAGTTGATGAAAGCCCAGAAAGTGCATCGATAAGGTTTGCGAAAGAGCTATGGAAAAAAAGCGATGCGGCATTACTTATAAAGCAGGATAGTGAGGGTTATAATTTGGGCATAGTTGCGGTTCCTCTCGCATCATATCTTAACATTCCAGTTTTTGTAACGGATGATACGAACAACATAAAAAGCACGTTGAAAGAGCTTGGTGTGAAATCAACTTTTGTTTGCGGAAACATTGCAGGCTATGGCGAAACCGAGAGATTTGCAAGCATAGATGAAATAAATGATATGATACTGAACGTTTTGGGCAATGATTTTGGCGGTTATATAACAATGGCAAATCCTCTCGACGTAACAAAGCCGGAGGTGCTTGATTCTGTTAGCTATCGCTTTGAAGGGACTGTAAATTCTGGAAGTACTCTGCACGGTCTCAATATACTTCTGAGTGGTTTTAATTACTCCGCAAGCCATTCATTCAATATTCCACAGGATTATAAGTATGCCAGAATAAAAATAAAGCTGGTAAATGATGCATCGGGGGATGTGGAGAAATGGGGAGACAGAATATTCCTGCACTTAATTGATCCAGATAACGCCACGTTTGAGTACACATCCACTGCTGCCGGCATTCCCGTGACCGATGGAAAAAATATAATAGAAGACCAGCTGGAGTATGAGGTGTGCATATACAACAAACCCGGAAAGTATACAGCAGAGGTTGTGGGAACGTGGATCGTGAAAAGAGAAGGAAATTACAGCATGGATGTGGAGGTGGATAAGCTGGATACGTCAATTTATCCCCTCATGAAAAATCTGTCATCAATGTCGCCATATCTGGCTGCTTACCATAAAGGCATAATATTCGCAAAACCGGAGTTTGCATTTGCTGCCAATGACAATGTGACCGTCGACGGCGAGACGTGCCCCGGAATAGCAAGTCCTGTCAAGAATTCAAGACTTGTTGTGGCTGCCAATGAGCACGTCCTGAACATCCATGATGAATTGAACTCCGTGCTTTCCAAAATTGCAAATATATCTTCTGAAGATACTGAGACATTAAGAAATTATTACGCCGAAAATCCGGCATACATTGCCATAATGGCTGACACAACGATGATTCCCCATTATTATTACTACAATCCGGATAGCGATTTTGTTAGCGGCGAGGGTGCAGCGGGAGATTTCATGTACGGTGATATCGATCCTGACTTGCAGGATACAGAAAACGATACTTATTCATATTATCCATTTCAGGAAAACGCTGTCGGCAGGGTGACGGGCTGGGATGCTGAAG from Candidatus Thermoplasmatota archaeon includes:
- the asnS gene encoding asparagine--tRNA ligase, coding for MQVYQKISEALEKSEGQNVKIRGWIYRTRSSGKLAFVTLRDSNGTIQVIAEKEKLPEEDFQAAQKALVESSVEIEGKIHEDKRAPGGKEIHATSFHVIQFAEDFPITKDQSTEFLLDNRHLWIRSRKLTTVMKIRSTLVGAIHEFFRSHGFYEFHPPILQPSQCEGGSTLFEVNFYGGKTYLSQSWQLYAEAAIFALEKVYDVAPTFRAERSKTSRHLSEFWMAEMEVAWFDLEKVTEFAKEEVKFIIKKIIEEHGENLSFLGRNPDTLRSIIAKPWPTIKYREALAILNEHGMNVPFGKDLRTIEEQELMKHFETPVVITHYPKEAMAFYKPRDPQHPDEALCFDMLALEGYGEIVGGSQRSTDINELIESLEKQGEDARNYEWYLDLRRYGSVSHSGYGLGIERLLAWICKLDNIKDTIPFPRTINRKYP
- a CDS encoding C25 family cysteine peptidase, giving the protein MLKKIMAIALAGILCITFPLAFGGNESVDVSEISSERVMNETAVIVSKENYFYPMIATPASIYYDSDNVQHVSPLLVQDFMRPSKSIQRFKDMYGLSSAMYIVDESPESASIRFAKELWKKSDAALLIKQDSEGYNLGIVAVPLASYLNIPVFVTDDTNNIKSTLKELGVKSTFVCGNIAGYGETERFASIDEINDMILNVLGNDFGGYITMANPLDVTKPEVLDSVSYRFEGTVNSGSTLHGLNILLSGFNYSASHSFNIPQDYKYARIKIKLVNDASGDVEKWGDRIFLHLIDPDNATFEYTSTAAGIPVTDGKNIIEDQLEYEVCIYNKPGKYTAEVVGTWIVKREGNYSMDVEVDKLDTSIYPLMKNLSSMSPYLAAYHKGIIFAKPEFAFAANDNVTVDGETCPGIASPVKNSRLVVAANEHVLNIHDELNSVLSKIANISSEDTETLRNYYAENPAYIAIMADTTMIPHYYYYNPDSDFVSGEGAAGDFMYGDIDPDLQDTENDTYSYYPFQENAVGRVTGWDAEDCSALIARTIFYNDIIQKLGEWKDNATIQTGTGIEFQKIPLITPLMNKLKSIIGFGPVRDEPTKFWTGESKFINMRLCNDTEKGGFNVKSAYRLEAQRTGLIGDKIVKGGKYQLESNYIFTFNHGSYYLFEAGDMLELDQFGLGLKTGLSGKGTYDVRHIVNMDYGPSMTFIESCLVGKTEGLSPYNTLSQAFIHAGVNAFIASTRYTADPGYLEPGLVFEGFGFKGYVNATFNLLLKGEYPDLHFGSLIAEDFILDLILNDSTTGMALRNAKNAYLPKDANSTFLWTPPLNDELCSGGAKVLDKKYVAIHEFVLYGDPAFNPYEPVNRK